The Apium graveolens cultivar Ventura chromosome 11, ASM990537v1, whole genome shotgun sequence genome has a window encoding:
- the LOC141695822 gene encoding uncharacterized protein LOC141695822 translates to MEVKDEDIVWDSENLLKNLILQSEMRGNKERIIFSDAVFMKKGFRNWKRALERFKDHVGELGSAHRDCETQYFAYIDQRQSIVHSASDAKDGVRDSSVKEQMPFILRYVDKFGERNDALRQKQLDQIVQNLEKSEKTTGTRMYQEISLARPGETRWGSHYKTIIRILAMWSTVLEVLGDSRLLHLDELYPDDFSSSDMMQLNEQLKVYIIEIRRKKHFANLDGIGVLAKKMAELDFHHAFHLVYRLMELALVLPVATTSVERTFLAMKIIKTNFRNKIDDDFLNVCMVCYIEKEIFLQADNEVILDHFQNMKTLRNLLREKK, encoded by the exons ATGGAGGTAAAAGATGAGGATATAGTCTGGGACTCCGAAAATCTATTGAAGAATTTGATTCTCCAATCCGAGATGAG AGGAAACAAGGAGCGAATAATATTTAGTGATGCGGTTTTTATGAAAAAAGGATTTCGAAATTGGAAGAGGGCATTAGAAAGATTTAAAGACCATGTTGGAGAGTTAGGGAGTGCTCATCGTGACTGCGAAACACAATATTTTGCTTATATAGATCAAAGGCAAAGTATAGTACACAGTGCCTCAGATGCAAAAG ATGGTGTGCGTGATAGTTCAGTGAAGGAACAAATGCCTTTTATTTTACGATATGTGGATAAGTTCGGTGAG AGAAATGATGCTCTTAGACAAAAACAACTTGATCAGATTGTTCAAAATTTGGAGAAATCCGAAAAAACAACTGGAACACGAATGTATCAAGAAATAAGTTTGGCTAGACCGGGGGAAACACGTTGGGGATCACATTATAAAACCATAATTCGTATTTTGGCTATGTGGTCTACAGTACTAGAAGTTCTTGGAGAT TCAAGGTTACTTCACCTTGATGAACTATATCCAGACGATTTCTCTTCTTCAGATATGATGCAACTCAACGAGCAACTCAAGGTTTACATAATTGAAATACGGCGAAAGAAACATTTTGCTAATCTCGATGGTATTGGAGTTCTCGCCAAAAAAATGGCTGAGTTAGATTTTCATCATGCATTTCATTTGGTGTATCGACTAATGGAGTTGGCTTTGGTTCTACCGGTTGCAACGACTAGTGTTGAAAGGACTTTTTTGGCTATGAAAATCATCAAAACTAATTTTCGTAATAAGATTGATGATGATTTTCTTAATGTCTGCATGGTGTGCTATATTGAGAAAGAAATATTTCTTCAAGCAGATAATGAAGTTATATTGGATCATTTTCAAAATATGAAAACCCTTAGAAATTTGTTGCGAGAAAAAAAATAG
- the LOC141695823 gene encoding uncharacterized protein LOC141695823: MKVLRQGYYWPTIKEHATNFVKACDRCQRFANYSFMPATLLTRMASPWPFAIWGIDLIGELPKAKGDVKFGIPYKLVSNNGKQFDSKDLRQLCEELKIKKEFIPVYHPQSNG, from the exons ATGAAAGTTTTGCGCCAGGGATATTATTGGCCAACAATAAAAGAACATGCTACAAATTTTGTCAAggcatgtgatcgctgccagcgcttTGCAAACTACTCATTTATGCCGGCGACACTCTTGACGCGTATGGCAAGCCCGTGGCCATTCGCCATATGGGGAATTGATCTTATCGGAGAATTGCCAAAAGCTAAAGGAGATGTCAA gtttggaatcccttacaagcttGTCTCTAACAATGGAAAGCAGTTTGATAGCAAGGACTTGCGACAACTATGTGAGGAGTTGAAAATCAAGAAGGAGTTTATAccggtctatcatcctcaaagcaatggaTAG